The genomic segment AGAAAGTAATACAAGTAAACAATTTATAGCTTCTAGATGAACCACATATGTGAACTCactgtaaaaatattgtatgcagaatataatttaatataagtaATGAGGACATAATGTTAAATTAGTAGAACAgtgtaatatagaaatataatctaCTCACCATAGTGGTACATCTGttacaatatcaattaatGCTTCGAAAAGATCTTTTAATCTGTAAGATGAATTTGATTGTGTTGGCACTGGTAACTGTGGTGCTTCTATATGTTTTATCATTTCTTCTTCACCCActgtttcaattaaatatttcaatatacatCTCAATGCGAACAATGCATTATACGTTTGCCATGCTGATAtgattctataaaatataatcaagTATAACATgggtaataaagtaataaattatttttacaattccaGTTATGAAATACGATAATGAAAATGCCATACTTTTGATTCTGCATTGATGCCAGTAAATTACTAGCACGCATAAGAGCAACTTGTATCAGACTACCAAAATTGCCAGTACTTAAATTGTTAACAAGTAATTGCTGGCACGAGGAGTCCAATCGAGAATCTAATTCTATTTGGTCATTTCTTGTAACAGGTGGTCTCATGTTGTAAGacagaaatgtattccaaaatGGATCATTAGGAAGAATACTTTTTTTTCCACAAAACTTTTCTAAATGAACATTTTTAGATAGATCATCGTACCGACTTGGTGTTGTACCCATTGCCTTGCCTTAAATtgctaaaaataaaacacatatttaattttctccaCAATCATAGATTTAATAGACTAatgtaacatatttatttatgagatattttttatttttattttaacatatcaACAATCTGTTTttgataatttcatattataggTTAAATCTACTATATTTCTTGATAGATTGTATATAACTATAGTAAAGCTAACTCatagagagcatcagatcacaccaataaaagaaaacaaattacaGAACAATTTTAGTCACATGAAAACACCGTATAACAACATACTTTGACAATCCACTGTCATAGAAATTGGagaattcaataataatttctaaatatggGGTTTTGCTTCATATATTATCGCCTTTATGCTCCTACGTGTTTTTCGTGTCGaaattatcattaaatatattttttgcaatACGTTTACAGTCAATATGAATGCAATGAGTAATACCGAGAAATATAACCTCTTTACATGTCAACCGAGTACTTTACAAACATACATATAGATAAATCATCTCAGTTCAAATGAGCGCCACCTTCGTTATTCATTAAATATCATTCATTCAATTCATTCAAttagttaaaataataatgactTATAATTCATTTAGTTTTATCACGTAAAAGTGtaatcaaaaaataaaaacactaaagtatgtatatgtactgCATATAACACATGGAAACAGGTTCCACATCATTAAGATGACGTATCAATATGCCGTAGCCTTAACATGATTACAACGATAATCGACTATTTGAATCTATTTTACTCGTCGTAACGTATTTACaacaattatattaatgtttattttgtaaatacatTTTGACACAAAAAAATACgatacattattatataattttaacattaaatGGAATcactataaaataaagaagactATTAAAATGTAGACGTATTAGATTGAACAGAAAGTTATAATTGATACAGTTTCAATAACaagtaaattttcataaattttgtgcatatataaattacgatatttacGTTTTCTTTAATGATTATTTTCAGAGTGGAATTTTGTCCACATTCCAACTTTATATTCTCACCATAAAATTGCCAAAATGAATCGCCatcataaattattacaaaccgaagaaatatatacagaatTTATAGATACAATAAAATCTACTATCAAAGGGATACAAGAGCAAATTATTcctattaaacaattttttggtGCTCACAGAAAAGAAATCATTAAACTTAGCAGGTTGgttcgtaattttttaaaatttaaattaagaataatttttattttaaacagaGTTTAACCtgatgtttgaaataaatcaaaacgtaaaatagtgatttttaattatcttttaatttattttattcttcttttatacagggtgtctcgACTAACTTGATCGACTAACTTGAATAACTTCTAAACTATGCGTTGTATGAACAAATTTTTCGTTCCAAAGGttaaagatttattttgtGTTGTATCAAGTTGGAGATCCAATATCATCAAAGGTTTTCGTAAGACGCGGTGTTTACTTATTAACCTACGACAGTACGATAACGAATAGAAATAGACAACTACGATAAGGTAAAATCTATAGCATAGATAAACATAATCATATAAACACCGCTGTTTCACAGGAATATTTGATAGTATTGTATCGTCAACTTGATATtgcacaaaataaattttcgagaaatgaagcgaaattattcgttaactattagatttaaaatataaatgcatGGCGCAAAGTACTCCTCCGAACCATGCaacttttgtataaaaaatttgttcataCGACGTGTACTTTAGAAGTTATCTCAGGTGATCGAGTAAGCTGAGACACCTtgcatacatataataatataaaagacataaaattataaattcaagaaaaacaaataaacgCAAACactagaatatttttattcataatacgaacattgttttgtataatactattatatttttattatttcttatttatatattcaccTTTTTTTGCAAGTAGAACGGAAAAATGGATGGACGATTCATTAGAATTTGCACAACTGTTCTATGACAATACTCTCAAGGAACTTATAAgtgttgaacgaatatgcgaAGAATATCTCGTACGTTTGAACACTAATTTATTAACAGCAACAAAAGGTCGTGCGCAACCACCGTCTTATTTATCTCCGAAAGAGATGAGGAAGGTTTATGAAATATGTTGTGATGCATTCAACGAAACGAAGGAGGACGAATTACCCTGTCTCTGCACTTGGGATAATAAACCTACATGGGATCTCGATGATACTCAAGATATCCTAATTAAACCAAAAGAAATGGCACGAAGCGAATTCGACGAATATGACTTGAAGTTTATTCAAGAAATCGTTTATCTTCGAACGCGTATGTTCTCCCTACCAAAGAACCGAATCGATGTGTAGGTAAACTTtataatcttaaaatattcagtgattagaaatattttaatcttgatctattaatttcgttaatgAGGACAAATAGATCTAACAGTTCCGATTGATACCTTACACACGTTTTTATAATTCGTAATGTagcttaacatttttttaggAAAAGCGGACACGATATTCTTCGCGACACTGCCAATGGCAAACATCGGGCAAGCATTCGATTATCGTTGAAGACTGCGGACTTCCTTCAACTTCTTAAGCAGAGAGAGGTTCAGCAGAGGTTCTTTTACGAAGATGAATTATCAAAGTTGAAGAGTTTAACATTCATCGATGGAAAGTTCAAGACTAACGACTCTTGGTTAAAGATATTAGACGTTCAGGGAGTTCTGTACGGATCATTGTGGCATTTAGCGCTTCGCCCGCAAATTGAGAAAATTCTAACGAAACGTTTGGTACCTACATTACGTTTAAATCCACGTGCcacttttgattttttttcgAGGATTACGAACTTTGCAAGTTTCGTACTATCGAGAACGGATTTAATAACTCTGTTGAAACACGAGAAAGATGCTATTTGGTTGACGAGCTGGAAAAATCAGTTCATGGCGATAGACGGGAAGCACGTTGCTGCGACAGTGATACAAGCTTTTTGGCGTGGTTATTgggtaaatattatttttttactaataataaatttatatacgaAGCGCTGAGGATCATGATCGTACAAACtaatctcttttatttttcataaagtaGCCTTCTGCATTTATTATCATAAACGTCACGAGACAGAgaataaagttataatttGATCAATCATGTCTCTAATAggataatattcaaaatgcgTAGAagggaaatttttattacgagataaattattattgaaagGAATCTATTtctacaataattataaacgagatattcatatagaaatcTATTTTACATAGTTACGCAAAAAGAAATGGCTGTCAGAGTGTCTTTACATAGCCGCGAGTCTCATGTGGTTCTTTTGGATCTCGTtaaaagcaaaaaaagaaatgcaCCGTCGTTACCTCAGGAAAATGCTGGTCTCCTTGCAAACTACTCGAGACCTTACTCTAAAATTAAGCAACGAATTCGACTCTATAACCAAACAGCCTCATATAGTCTTACATCTACCATCCATCGGACATCCTAGACACTTACGTCAAGTATACAATCCCAAGATATTCACCATTTACCAGAACATTACGATCCTACGAATTTGTTTCGTACGCAATCCAAACGCTGAAGTGATCTATATTCTCCCCGTGAAGCCTACTGAAGATCTATTAACGATGTACAGCGACTTCATCGAGTCGATATCACCCGAGGAAGACGTTGCGAAACGAATTACTTTCATCGCTCTCTCACAAGCAGATTGTTTTAAAAATCTCCCTTTAAACGTCTCCAGGATCCTCCACTGTTCTCAAGAATCTCTAAACGAGATTGAGAAGAAAATCGCTGGCAAATCGGCTTATTTCCTACCTTACATTGTCGACGAGTGCGACATGAGATTGGCTGGTACTTTCAATGTTCCTCTATTGAGTCTCGATATGGAAATGCAACGAAAATTTCTAAACGCTTCCAACATGTCTGAAATGATCAATAGCTTTGGCCTTTCGCAGCCACCGTATAAAAGTAACATAACGGATTATGAAACACTCTGTTCGTCGTTGTCCGAGTTAATGGTGCTTCATACTGAAATTAGTATGTGGTTGATCAAGTTGAATTACGGTACGGCCAGTAAACAGAgtggaatttttctaattaatcaTATTAGCGTGCCATTTATGCCGATATTGAGACGGGAACGACAGAAACACGGCGATTATTGGATGGAGCAGCCAAATTTGAGGGCTGAATTTCTTCAGAAAATGAGGGAACACGTACCGAGAATCATACCAAATGTGATTCGGTTGTCGAAGATGTATAGTACTTGGGCGATGTTCTACGCTCATATACAGAAATTTGGGTGTTTGCTGCAGGCTGTTCCACCAGAAAAGAATCCTAAGACGATTATGGTTTCTTTGTTTGTCCCTGGGAAAGCGACTAAAAAGAAACCGAAGTGGTTGGGGACTGCGGATAAGATAAATCTAGGTATTCAAACTTTaggaaaatatatcaaaactttttatttcatcatTTTGTTATATAAGTGTTTATAAAACTGTACTGAAAGCTATTTTGGCGGGAAATTTAGATtagagaaattatatttacgatAGCAGCAGGTAACGAAGGGATGCTAATTAAATCTTCCAACTTAATACCggaatttctcatttttatgcgctgttctattaaaaatctatttgtaatttttaaattacgtaTCTCAATGACAGAAGCCGCACATTCGACGACTATTTACATGTTACCTCAAACTTCTTTGGATATCGACAAGATAAAACCGACGGTGAATAAATTCGCTAGAGGTATACAGGATAAGGGATATTTTGGTTACTTAGCCGTCGATTGCTATTGTTATTTGCGTAAGCAAGATGAGATTCTGGTGGTATCATTATTGAACGTATTCCCTTATTACTCGTACTGCCAAAATTATATTGATTGGATGGAATTCGCGATCGGAGGATGCTATAAGTAAGTGAATAGCTTGTTAAATTTAAGAATGAAATATAGTAAcgatacgtatatgtatgatgttttttttgttctatacaaatataaatattctttcggaagaaattataattaaaaatgaaactgtTAAAAATGATCCTTTCATATGCATAAACAGTGATCGGGATGATGAATTTACGATCGATACTTCAATAGTCCCAGAtgtggagaaaaagaaatcacCTTTCCT from the Bombus fervidus isolate BK054 chromosome 12, iyBomFerv1, whole genome shotgun sequence genome contains:
- the LOC139992841 gene encoding IQ motif-containing protein H isoform X1 is translated as MNRHHKLLQTEEIYTEFIDTIKSTIKGIQEQIIPIKQFFGAHRKEIIKLSRTEKWMDDSLEFAQLFYDNTLKELISVERICEEYLVRLNTNLLTATKGRAQPPSYLSPKEMRKVYEICCDAFNETKEDELPCLCTWDNKPTWDLDDTQDILIKPKEMARSEFDEYDLKFIQEIVYLRTRMFSLPKNRIDVKSGHDILRDTANGKHRASIRLSLKTADFLQLLKQREVQQRFFYEDELSKLKSLTFIDGKFKTNDSWLKILDVQGVLYGSLWHLALRPQIEKILTKRLVPTLRLNPRATFDFFSRITNFASFVLSRTDLITLLKHEKDAIWLTSWKNQFMAIDGKHVAATVIQAFWRGYWLRKKKWLSECLYIAASLMWFFWISLKAKKEMHRRYLRKMLVSLQTTRDLTLKLSNEFDSITKQPHIVLHLPSIGHPRHLRQVYNPKIFTIYQNITILRICFVRNPNAEVIYILPVKPTEDLLTMYSDFIESISPEEDVAKRITFIALSQADCFKNLPLNVSRILHCSQESLNEIEKKIAGKSAYFLPYIVDECDMRLAGTFNVPLLSLDMEMQRKFLNASNMSEMINSFGLSQPPYKSNITDYETLCSSLSELMVLHTEISMWLIKLNYGTASKQSGIFLINHISVPFMPILRRERQKHGDYWMEQPNLRAEFLQKMREHVPRIIPNVIRLSKMYSTWAMFYAHIQKFGCLLQAVPPEKNPKTIMVSLFVPGKATKKKPKWLGTADKINLEAAHSTTIYMLPQTSLDIDKIKPTVNKFARGIQDKGYFGYLAVDCYCYLRKQDEILVVSLLNVFPYYSYCQNYIDWMEFAIGGCYNDRDDEFTIDTSIVPDVEKKKSPFLYMEKPPQWNNTVERYAIAITQLHHSKFPAYRWPVLKNLFEECDIAYDRKRRQGSSIILHDGEIRNFGKMVAVSPSMTATLTMVHKNLTKLHRILKKSKTKSETNLPTLIDFFLKLSLDYRNLATDKCLSHS
- the LOC139992841 gene encoding IQ motif-containing protein H isoform X2 codes for the protein MDDSLEFAQLFYDNTLKELISVERICEEYLVRLNTNLLTATKGRAQPPSYLSPKEMRKVYEICCDAFNETKEDELPCLCTWDNKPTWDLDDTQDILIKPKEMARSEFDEYDLKFIQEIVYLRTRMFSLPKNRIDVKSGHDILRDTANGKHRASIRLSLKTADFLQLLKQREVQQRFFYEDELSKLKSLTFIDGKFKTNDSWLKILDVQGVLYGSLWHLALRPQIEKILTKRLVPTLRLNPRATFDFFSRITNFASFVLSRTDLITLLKHEKDAIWLTSWKNQFMAIDGKHVAATVIQAFWRGYWLRKKKWLSECLYIAASLMWFFWISLKAKKEMHRRYLRKMLVSLQTTRDLTLKLSNEFDSITKQPHIVLHLPSIGHPRHLRQVYNPKIFTIYQNITILRICFVRNPNAEVIYILPVKPTEDLLTMYSDFIESISPEEDVAKRITFIALSQADCFKNLPLNVSRILHCSQESLNEIEKKIAGKSAYFLPYIVDECDMRLAGTFNVPLLSLDMEMQRKFLNASNMSEMINSFGLSQPPYKSNITDYETLCSSLSELMVLHTEISMWLIKLNYGTASKQSGIFLINHISVPFMPILRRERQKHGDYWMEQPNLRAEFLQKMREHVPRIIPNVIRLSKMYSTWAMFYAHIQKFGCLLQAVPPEKNPKTIMVSLFVPGKATKKKPKWLGTADKINLEAAHSTTIYMLPQTSLDIDKIKPTVNKFARGIQDKGYFGYLAVDCYCYLRKQDEILVVSLLNVFPYYSYCQNYIDWMEFAIGGCYNDRDDEFTIDTSIVPDVEKKKSPFLYMEKPPQWNNTVERYAIAITQLHHSKFPAYRWPVLKNLFEECDIAYDRKRRQGSSIILHDGEIRNFGKMVAVSPSMTATLTMVHKNLTKLHRILKKSKTKSETNLPTLIDFFLKLSLDYRNLATDKCLSHS